From a region of the Rhinolophus sinicus isolate RSC01 linkage group LG04, ASM3656204v1, whole genome shotgun sequence genome:
- the SIT1 gene encoding signaling threshold-regulating transmembrane adapter 1: MSKCDNCTDQLMPGIPSMTQAWGLWALLGAVTLLLLISLAAHLSRWTSDRSRSHPGQGHSGGSVEEVPLYGNLHYLKTGRLSQEPRPDQQDPEPTPGGPTRAAEEVMCYTSLQLRPPQGRIPSPGTPIKYSEVVLDSEPKPQASGLEPELYASVCAQTRRARASFPDQAYANSQPAPS, from the exons ATGAGCAAATGTGACAACTGCACAGATCAGCTAATGCCCG GAATCCCCTCCATGACGCAGGCCTGGGGACTGTGGGCCCTCTTAGGGGCTGTGACGCTGCTGCTTCTCATCTCACTGGCTGCACACTTGTCCCGATGGACTAGTGACCGGAGCAGGAGCCATCCGGGACAGGGACA TTCTGGAGGGTCTGTGGAAGAGGTCCCCCTGTATGGGAACCTGCATTATCTGAAGACAG GACGGCTGTCCCAAGAACCAAGGCCAGACCAGCAGGATCCAGAACCAACACCTGGAGGCCCCACCAGG GCTGCAGAGGAGGTGATGTGCTATACCAGCTTGCAGCTGCGGCCTCCACAGGGCCGGATCCCTAGCCCTGGAACCCCCATCAAGTACTCAGAGGTAGTGCTGGACTCGGAGCCAAAGCCCCAGGCCTCAGGTCTAGAGCCGGAGCTCTACGCCTCCGTGTGTGCCCAGACCCGCAGAGCCCGCGCTTCCTTCCCAGACCAGGCCTATGCCAACAGCCAGCCTGCACCCAGCTGA